One Polaribacter sp. SA4-12 genomic window carries:
- a CDS encoding tetratricopeptide repeat protein, with product MKKKQKNNMKRLQYILIVFLMLFSSAEVIAQKDSIALQRKARKLLRQGNELYSKKQYTDASVAYQKSLASNTKYDKATYNLGNALYQNKNYKEAVPQYELTAKTAKDKFTKAEAYHNIGNAMMEGKQYQPAVDAYKNSLRNNPNDDETRYNLAVAQKLLEKEKQDNKDNKDNKDKDKKDKDDKNKDKNKDKKDGDDKDKKKDKDKDGEGDKDKDKNKDPKKDENKEKQKPKPQQGKMTPQQIKQLLESLNNEEKKTQKKMNAKKAKGKKVKQEKDW from the coding sequence ATGAAGAAAAAACAAAAAAATAATATGAAGCGTTTACAATACATATTGATTGTTTTCTTGATGCTATTTTCATCCGCAGAAGTTATAGCACAAAAAGATTCTATTGCTCTACAACGTAAAGCTAGAAAATTGTTAAGACAAGGAAATGAATTATATAGCAAAAAGCAGTACACAGATGCTTCTGTTGCTTATCAGAAATCATTAGCCAGCAATACTAAATACGACAAAGCAACTTATAATTTAGGGAATGCTTTATATCAAAATAAAAATTATAAAGAGGCTGTTCCTCAATATGAATTAACAGCAAAAACTGCGAAAGATAAATTTACAAAAGCTGAAGCTTACCATAATATTGGTAATGCTATGATGGAAGGTAAACAATATCAACCAGCAGTAGATGCTTATAAAAACTCGTTAAGAAATAATCCTAATGACGATGAAACTCGTTATAATTTAGCTGTTGCTCAAAAATTACTTGAGAAAGAAAAACAAGACAACAAAGATAATAAGGACAACAAAGACAAGGATAAAAAAGATAAAGACGACAAGAACAAAGACAAAAATAAAGATAAGAAAGACGGCGACGATAAGGACAAGAAGAAGGACAAAGACAAAGATGGTGAAGGAGATAAAGACAAGGATAAAAATAAAGATCCTAAAAAGGACGAGAATAAAGAAAAACAAAAACCTAAGCCTCAACAGGGAAAAATGACTCCTCAGCAAATTAAACAACTTTTAGAAAGTTTAAATAATGAAGAGAAAAAGACCCAAAAGAAGATGAATGCTAAAAAAGCAAAAGGGAAAAAAGTAAAACAAGAAAAAGATTGGTAG
- a CDS encoding VWA domain-containing protein, with translation MYKIEEPIYFSLLIIIPAMIVIFLLVLWWKKRTQRKFSDLNLLKKLAPNSSTFKSVLKLIILLLGITFLVISLVNPKMGTKLKTVKREGVDIVFALDVSRSMLAEDIAPNRLEKAKQIISKTIDKLGSDRVGIIIYAGNSYPLLPITTDHAAAHMFLQNANPDMVSSQGTDINGALELAKTYYNNDEQTNRFLIIISDGEDHQEETKQVAQNLANEGVKIYTIGVGLEAGSPIPIRMNGSMIGYKKDRKGETVLTKRMPEVLQGIADAADGEYIDGNVTERPVKVIAEIIANAEKSEFETKQFSDYKDQFQWFLAIGLFFIIVDIFLFEKKTKWLTKVDLFNEEKTKK, from the coding sequence ATGTATAAGATTGAAGAACCAATTTATTTTTCCTTACTAATAATCATTCCAGCAATGATTGTTATTTTCTTGTTGGTTTTATGGTGGAAAAAAAGAACTCAACGTAAATTTTCAGATTTAAATTTACTTAAAAAACTAGCGCCAAATTCGTCCACTTTTAAATCGGTTTTAAAGTTAATAATCTTACTTTTAGGAATCACTTTTTTAGTAATTTCTTTAGTAAACCCAAAAATGGGAACCAAACTAAAAACTGTAAAAAGAGAAGGTGTAGATATTGTATTTGCTTTAGATGTTTCTAGAAGTATGTTGGCAGAAGATATTGCGCCTAATAGATTAGAAAAAGCAAAACAAATTATATCAAAAACAATAGATAAATTAGGTTCTGATAGAGTTGGAATTATAATTTACGCAGGTAATTCTTATCCGCTTTTACCAATAACAACAGATCACGCTGCAGCACATATGTTTTTGCAAAATGCGAATCCAGATATGGTTTCTAGTCAAGGAACAGATATTAATGGAGCGCTAGAATTGGCAAAAACGTATTATAATAATGATGAACAAACAAATCGTTTTTTAATTATTATTTCTGATGGTGAAGATCATCAAGAAGAAACAAAACAAGTAGCTCAAAATTTAGCAAACGAAGGTGTAAAGATTTATACAATTGGTGTTGGTTTAGAAGCTGGTAGCCCAATTCCAATTCGTATGAATGGCTCTATGATTGGTTATAAAAAAGACAGAAAAGGAGAAACTGTACTTACCAAACGTATGCCAGAGGTTTTACAAGGTATTGCAGATGCTGCAGATGGAGAATATATAGATGGTAATGTTACAGAAAGACCTGTAAAAGTGATTGCTGAAATTATTGCAAATGCAGAAAAAAGTGAGTTTGAAACAAAACAATTCTCTGATTATAAAGACCAATTTCAATGGTTTTTAGCAATCGGGTTGTTCTTTATAATTGTTGATATTTTCTTATTTGAAAAGAAAACAAAATGGTTAACAAAAGTTGATTTGTTTAATGAAGAAAAAACAAAAAAATAA
- a CDS encoding four helix bundle protein produces the protein MYIFSFEKLEVWKEATKLSKDVYKVTSSFPSDEKFGLVSQIRRATNSIGANLAEGTSRITNKDKAHFTTIAFSTTMEVLNHLILSKELEFISEEEYLNLRERIYKISNMLNALRKSQLKKE, from the coding sequence ATGTATATATTTTCATTTGAAAAATTAGAAGTTTGGAAAGAAGCAACAAAGCTTTCTAAAGACGTTTATAAGGTTACTTCTTCTTTTCCTTCGGATGAAAAATTTGGGTTAGTAAGTCAAATTAGACGAGCTACTAATTCAATTGGCGCTAATTTAGCAGAAGGAACATCTAGAATTACAAACAAAGACAAAGCACATTTTACAACAATTGCTTTTAGTACAACAATGGAAGTATTAAATCATTTAATACTATCAAAAGAATTAGAATTTATTTCTGAAGAGGAATATCTAAATTTAAGAGAAAGAATATATAAGATTTCTAATATGCTAAATGCATTAAGAAAATCACAATTAAAAAAAGAGTAA
- a CDS encoding vWA domain-containing protein, with amino-acid sequence MNWNNFEFNNPEFLWLLIVIPLVAVWHFFMRKKEAAVLTMPSIKGFKPDSILSKIKPILYVLRLLALAAIIVALARPRNVSVSKKTKTNKGIDIVMAIDVSASMLARDLKPNRLEALKKVAVDFVDRRPNDRIGIVVYAGESFTQTPITSDKGIVKRTISELKWGQLEGGTAIGMGLGSAVNRLKESTAKSKVIILLTDGVNNSGNIDPRTATELAKELGIKTYTIGIGTNGMADFPWSRDPRTGKLQFRKQQVEIDEALLKEIASETEGKYFRATDNTSLKKIYDEIDKLEKTKIEEFKYYNYQEKYRIFVFLGLGFLLLEFILRNTIFKSFI; translated from the coding sequence ATGAATTGGAATAATTTTGAATTTAATAATCCGGAATTTTTATGGTTACTCATCGTAATTCCATTGGTTGCAGTTTGGCATTTTTTTATGCGCAAAAAAGAAGCTGCAGTCTTAACAATGCCGAGTATAAAAGGTTTTAAACCAGATTCTATTTTATCAAAAATAAAACCAATTTTATATGTATTAAGATTGTTAGCATTAGCAGCAATTATAGTTGCTTTGGCAAGACCTAGAAATGTTTCTGTAAGTAAAAAAACGAAGACAAATAAAGGGATTGATATTGTTATGGCAATTGATGTTTCTGCAAGTATGTTGGCTAGAGATTTAAAACCAAACAGATTAGAAGCATTAAAAAAAGTTGCTGTAGATTTTGTTGATAGAAGGCCAAATGACAGAATAGGAATCGTTGTTTATGCTGGTGAAAGTTTTACACAAACACCAATTACGAGTGATAAAGGAATTGTAAAACGTACCATTTCTGAACTAAAATGGGGACAATTAGAAGGAGGAACTGCCATAGGAATGGGATTAGGTTCTGCTGTAAACCGATTAAAAGAAAGTACTGCAAAAAGTAAGGTTATTATTTTATTGACGGATGGTGTAAATAATTCAGGAAACATAGATCCAAGAACAGCTACAGAATTAGCAAAAGAGTTAGGCATTAAAACCTACACAATTGGTATTGGAACAAATGGAATGGCCGATTTTCCTTGGAGTAGAGATCCAAGAACAGGAAAATTACAGTTTAGAAAACAACAAGTTGAAATAGACGAAGCTTTGCTAAAAGAAATTGCTTCAGAAACTGAAGGAAAGTACTTTAGAGCAACAGATAATACATCATTAAAAAAGATTTATGATGAAATTGATAAGCTTGAAAAAACAAAAATAGAAGAATTCAAATACTATAATTATCAAGAAAAATACAGAATTTTTGTTTTCTTGGGATTAGGCTTTTTATTATTAGAATTTATTTTAAGAAACACAATTTTTAAGAGTTTTATTTAA